DNA sequence from the Pseudomonadota bacterium genome:
ATCGCTACTTTTGCTTTAAACGTTGCTCCATGATTCCTTCTTAATTTCTTCATTTTACCGCTGCTCCTTTCTATATTTTAAAATCAATTTAGAACAGCTTTACCACTTAAGCAACTGTACAGTTTTTCCCGACCAGCTCTAATGGGGTCTTCTATTTCATTGTGCTTTACATTATTGTTAAAAACTTACACTCTCAAATGTAGCGAAATCCCCCCATTCATATCTTATTATAACTTAATATTCCCACCAACATCCATGCCTATTTAAGGCAAGCCGTCGTGTGTAAATTGAATACCGAATTTATAAATTATTTTCAAAATATCCTCAATCTGTAAGCGATCTGTAAGATCTCTTATAATATTATTTCCTACAACTATAAAAAGCTTCAATAAATCGGCATATTTTTCCTCCCCTTTTTTCCCTCTGATAAAAAGAGAGAAACTTTCTAATCTTTTCAGGGAGGGAGATGAATGAATTTAGTTGATGGTTTGGGAATTTATTTCAAGTTTCGTAATTTATTACAAAACAGAATCGATCAAAGGAATATAGATAAATGCTTACATTTGCAAAGATAATTAGTGCGGTTTCAATGTTGTGGTTTTTGGCATCAGTGGTAGTTGTAATCTTTTCATCTACTGTCCAAGCTGCAAATACATACGATTTATATTTTTACGTTTACGGTATGCCTGGAGCAACACCTATTCAATGTGCAATTACACCAGATATAAATAATGCTAACTCATGGGTGCCAAAAATATCGACATACGTGGACACCAGTCCAAGTGGCGAAACGCTTCTTCCGATCGGTAAATATTCGGAGGGAATGCCGGTGACTTGCGCTATTACAGAAGATAGCGCTTTTATATCCGGATACAAACAATCTTTGTTCGTCACATGGCCTGGACATGGATGCTTGGTGAAAAATCAAGGTAGTTGGTCTCAAATCGCCATAATTGCCAAAGGACCTGGGTGTCCGTGATTCATTTATCAAGCGAATTGGCTATTCAAAAGGTATATAGCATCGCATGTTGGCGCTATCAAGGCTTCTTAGTAAGAAAATTATAAGAGAAGCTAACAAGGCAATTTAACTCGTACAGGTTTCGTCTCTGCATTCCTAAACCTGCTGGTTTTTGCGACGTTCACCAATGTGATCACATACTAAAAGGGCGGGCGCTAATAGAATTAAAAAAAGAATAATAAATATTTGAGATGCGAAACTAATATGTTCCTTAGAATTCTGTCCAACAAACATCCGTGTCGAAAAGGAGACTCCGTCAGATTTTATAAAAATGAAAGCTTATAAAGGAGATTTTTATGGATCCCATCATTATTAGGTCTTTTGAAAGGATTTTGGATTCCCTTATCGGTGGTGTGTCAATTTATTTAGGTTACCGACTTTTTCTTAAATTGCCTGAAAAAACTGACAGCCAAGGCAAAATCATCTTGCCCGGAAATATTTCAATTTTCTTGAGCCGTGTTGGTCCTGGCGTTTTTTTTGCGCTTTTCGGTGCCGCTGTCATTGCACTGTCTCTTCATAATGCAATTCAATACAGCGTTGAACCCAAAAACATGGAAGTCGCTCAGGTATCCCAAGCAAAAATAAATTACCTGGGTGCAACTGAAGGTCGTGCGCATATGGATTCAGCTGAACTCGAACATAAGCGCTCTTTGCTTCGTCCCTCGTTTTTTTGGCTCAATCAACTTCCAAAGAAGATAAATAGTTTCGAAAATAAGGAGAATCGTGTGAATATGCAACTGCAACTGCCAACCGTCAAATTGGAGTTGATTAGTAAGGTTTGGGGACCAGATTGGTGCTCTTTTGAAGCTTTCGAACAATGGGTAAGTCTGGGGGACGAAACAGCTCTGCCAGCTGAATGTCGGCAGGCGAAAGAGCTGTTTTATTATGGGAATGACCAATAACAGGAGTTTTTATCATGCGTAACCGCTTTTTATTTATCATTTTGCTTATACTCGCCTGTGGAGTGCTGCCACTGCATGCATCTTACTTGGAAAAGTTTTATCCGGAAAGCACCCTACAATATTGGCAATCAAGATATCCTAAAAATGTTCGCTGGAATTTTGAGCATCTTCTGATGAAGAATCTTACCCCCAAGGAACGGCAATCCATCGGTTCCTTTGACTTGCAGTTTCCACTCATAGCTTCCGGTCAAAAATCCCCAATAAATTTCTATGCGACCAATCAACCGAGAGGTATAATACTGCCCATTTTGTCCATAAAGCTGTTAGATGATGTGGCCATTGCCTCGGCTTGGCTTTTGTTCAACAGTTACAGCCAAGATACAATTTACAACTATATGAGTATGATGAAATACAAAAACCCACAGACATTTCCGGGGAAAAAGTTTCCTCCCCCGCTGGAAGCGCTTCAAATACCAAACGACGCACTAAATGATGAACGCGTTGATTCCCTTTCTCAAAAAATTCTAAAATCGGCAATAATCTTTATTATGGCACATGAACTCGGACATCTTTACTATCATCATCCCGGCTATGATATTCCATTGGATCAGGCCCGACAAAATGAACTCCAGGCCGACAATTTTGCGATGGAGCTGATGCGGCGTATTGGTGTTGCACCAATAGGAATCACCCAATTTTTTATGGCTACATTATTTTTATCAAAACATCGTGGGGATTTTACTTCGGATGCGCAATGGGAAAATTATCTTCGCACACAATCCACCCATCCGCTATCTCCAGAACGAATACGCGCACTTTCTTTAAAGCTCAGAACGCATACCACAGATTTTGCCCGAACCGAACCAGATATCCGCAAAGCCGTTGTCCAAATAAATTATATGGCTAACCAACTGGATGCTATTGCTGATATTTTAGCCAATCATGACACTCAAAAAAGTATAGCCCATATCGGCATAACCATGGAATTGGAGTATTTGACGCCCAGGCCGGAAGGCAGCATTGTCCCACAATTAAAAAGTCTAAAATCAGAAAGCCCAACAACCGGTCAAGCATTCAGCGGTCAGTACAAAGGGGAATTCACTATCGGCAACAACGCTGGCGTGGAGATATCCATGCGCTTTGAAAGAAGCGGACAAAAGGTAACCGGTACTTATACATATGGTCTGGGCGCTGGAAAAATCAAAGGTATAGTTGAAAATAACCTTTTAAACTTTCAATGGCAAGAAGGCGACTCTTATGGGCAGGGGCTTTTTAAAACCTCGAAGGATGGGGATCAATTTAATGGCACATGGGGTTATAATCAATCGAGCAATAATGGCGGTAATTGGTCTGGCAGGAGATAGCAAAGAGCGACTTAGTCGCGTATGGGGAGAGCTTGGGGATATTCTTTATATATATAGCTTAGAAGCTAACTATTCATATTATCAAGAATATCATCATGATTGCTCTATAGAAAACTATAAAAATAAAGCACCCCTTTAATCCCATAAGCGCTAACTTAAGGCTTGCATTTCAAGATGGAGGTTAAGAATATTGCAAGCAAGGATAGTTAGGGGGAATATGAATGAATTTCATATATCAACGAATTGTTTTGGTAACTGAAGTTACAACACAAAAATATAAACCGTAGATACGATGAGAGGATTGTTGCTTTTTTATAATAATACACATGTAAAAAAAGGAGAATAATTATGGTTTTATTATCAAAATTAAAAATATTGTTTTGCCTTATTTTTTTTGTGTTCTTTGTCTTTGAAGGGCAGGCCAAAAGTGCACCGGTGTGGGTTGATGGTAAATCCATGAGCATAACACATAACTATGACGGAAGTATGCAAATCCAGGGAAGCCATGCCGTTATCGCCGAATTATCATCATCAGGTTCTATTTTGTTTTCAGGATACATGGAATTTGATTTAGATGACATACCTTCTATCCCAAACTTGGGATATACATTACACCTTATGGATACCGGGGGGAGGACGATTGGAAATTCTACAACAACGATATCTTATTACAATGGAGATGGTGTCATTACACTTGATGATTACTCTGGAGCCACTCTTGGCGTCCTTACTCAGCTTACACGGCCGTATCTGGGCGGACCTACTTATCTTGATGTGACTGACTTGGTGAAATATTTTCTGGATAATGGCTACGATTACCTTGGTTTGAAATTTATACCGGTAACCGGAGGTGATGCATTTGGGTTTGTAGAATATGGGGTATATCCGGAATGGAGGTCAGGATTGATGTATGACATCTCCAGTGTTCCGATCCCTGGAGCTTTTTGGCTCTTCGGCTCAGGTTTGATTGGTCTATTAAACCTGAGAAGAATATTCAGCAATAACCGATAATATGGGCTAATAAATAAGGTTAAAGGAGGAAAATATGAAAGGGTTATATTCCATAGTTAAAATGAAAATTATTCTGATAATGGTTTTATTATCAAGCTGTATTTTTCTGTCGGCAGTTTACTCCCATGCAGCAGACAAATACTGGATCGGAGGTTCAAGCTGGTGGGATTACGGCACAAACTGGAATCCAGCCGGGCAACCGATAAATGGGGATAATGTCTACCTGACCCAGTCGGATGCGACCGACAGAATTGTATATTATTATAATACGGCATATCCTTCGGCAGTTCTGAATAGTTTGAGAATTGACGCAACAGGGACAGGCACAATGACTCTTAAGACTGGTCTTGACCATCCTTTAGCATCTAATTATGAATATGTGGGCTATAACGGTACCGGCTTTTTTATTCAAAATAACGGCTCCAATTCAATAACGCATGATCTCCACCTCGGTGTTGGTTCAAGCAGCTTTGGTACATATGAACTGAATGAAGGTTCCCTGTCGGCAAATAAGAGCTATATAGGCAATTCCGGTACCGGTACTTTTAACCAGAGCGGCGGTAGCCATACAGTGGCAGATAGTCTCTATCTCGCCAACGGCGCTACCGCCACAGGCACATACAATCTTAGCGGCAGCGGTTCCCTATCGGTAAATAAGAACTATATAGGCGATTCCGGTACCGGAACTTTTAATCATAGCGGCGGTAGCCATACAGTGGCAGACAGTCTCTATCTCGGCAAAGACACTATCGCCACAGGCACATACAACCTTAGCGGCAGCGGTTCACTCTCTGCAAATACTGAATATCTGGGCTATAACGGTACCGGCTTTTTTATTCAAAATACCGGCTCCAATACAGTAACATATAATCTCTATATCGGTGATGGCCTAAGCAGCTTTGGTACATATGAACTGAATGGGGGTTCCCTGTCGGCAAATAAGATCTATATAGGCAATTACGGTACCGGAACTTTTAATCATAGCGGTGGTACCAATACGGTGGCAGATATTCTTAATCTCGGCAACAACAATGATATCAACATTAACGCCACAGGCACATACAATCTTAGCGGCAGCGGTTCACTCTTTGCAAATACCGAAAATATAGGTGGAGGAGGTAGCGGCACTTTCAATCAGAGTGGCGGTACAAATACGGTGGCAAATATTCTCAATATCAACAGCTATTCCAGCGAAGGTGGCACATACGAACTTAGCGACGGCTCTCTGAACGCAACCAATGAAAAGATAGGCCTTTATGCTAAAGGCACTTTTAAACAGAGCGGTGGTACAAATACTACAAATGATTTAAAAATCGGCCTTCACTCCAGCGACGGCTCAGTTGAGCACAGCGGAGTTGGTACATACATACTTAGCAACGGCTCTCTGAACGCTATCAATGAAACCATAGGTTACCAGGGTATCGGTACCTTCATCCAAAGTGGTGGCACAAACACAGTTGCAAATGATCTTATTATTGCAATATATTCTGCTATTTTGGGGAAATATGTCATATCCGGTGGAATACTTGAGGCAGGCTCGATTAAGAATAATGATGAATTTGAAATGTCCGGCGGAACAGTGAATTCTTCGATTGATAACAAAGGCACATTTTCATATACCGCAGGGGATCTTAATGGGCAGTTGGTAAATGACGGCTCTGCCTATTTAAACGGCGATTTTTACGCCTCAAACGGCATGATAAATAACAACCTCGTTTCAACCGGCACGGGCAGTTTTCTAATCCTTAACGGATATGGTCTGGAAAATAACGGCACTATGTATCTATATGGAACTTTGTTTGGAAACGGCCCTCAGGTAAACAACGGCCAGATGTATGTTAATGGCAGAATCGGGGGCAACGGTGGATTTACCAACAATGCTATCTTAACTCAAGGCAGCGGCAATATTATTTTGAATAATACCGGGACAAATGCCAATAAGGGTTTGATGACGCTTGCAAACGGTTATAAGCTACAGCTTGACGGCGGTGATCTTACAAACAGCGGGAGTCTGAATTTAAATGATGCGATTGTTAACGGCGCAGCTACTTTAAATAATACATATGGCGGTACGGTATCAGGCCAGGGCATAATCTTGAGCGGATTCAACAACAACGGAGGTCGCCTACTGGTTGACAGCAGCACTACTGTTTCAAAGAGCTTTAACAACAGCGGCTCCATCCAGCTTGCCAGCAATATATCAAACCTTGCAGGGGGAGCAATTACTAATACAGGCAGCATTCAGGGTGTGGGGCAGATCGGCAACAACGTGACAAATAGCGGCACAATCGAAGCAATGGGCGGAACGCTGACAATGGGAGGCACTATAAGCAATACTTCAAGTGGTTTGATAACCGCATCAACAGGCAATAAGCTTCTTATGTCAAGAGGTTTAACAAGCAATGATGGTGTTATAAATCTTACCGGCGGCATATTTGACAACAACAATCACACTATGACCAATTCCAATCAGATGTCCGGTTACGGCACATTCCGGACGGGCGGTTTGAACAATCAAGGAATCATAACACTGACAGGCGGAACTACCACAGTTAACGGCGGTGTTACTAATCAGGCGGCCGGAAAAATTGAAGTGGCCTATAACCCTGCTATCTTTACAGGCGATGTCATCAACAACGGTTTTTTCAAAACCACCGACACCACCGTGAAATTTGCCGGATCATACACGGAAAACGGCATTTTTCTCAGTGACCCATCAAATAATTATTTTTATGACTGGATTATCGGCGAAACAGGCCGTGTAATCGGCGGGGTCGGTGATAATTTCTTTGTTTTGAGAAACTTTATAAACAACAGCTTTCAAAATAGTTTATGGGATACGGACGAAGCCGCTTTGATACTTAACGGCATTGGCCAGGAGATGTATCTGGCAGGAGCCGATTACGGCGCTTTACCTTCGGGATACGATGATAACTTCGCATGGGGCAGTTTCACTTTAAGATCAAACGTAACGCTTAGTATCTTTGACGGAAACTCTACAGATGGTGCGGCTCTTTACGTGGGAGTGTTCGGATTGGAAGGCGGCCTGGATCAGTTGTTAAAAATCTACAGTGACTATAATATATACTATAAACCAACCCTTGCCGGCAATGACTGGCTTGGCGGACTGACTTATAATTTCAATGGTAACGGCGTTCTTGCCCCTGCATCATCGGTTCCTATTCCAAGTGGATTACTACTGCTTGCAAGCGGTTTGTTAGGACTTATATCTGTAAAGAGAAGGGGCAAAACAGATAAATGTAAAGATTCTCGATTCCGGAACAGTTTTCTTTATAAGAACATTTAAACATATAAGTAAGATGAAACGTACCAAGAATTGCCCCCTTCAAGGGGGCTTACTAAGAACATACGCTCGCAGATGGAGTTTTACTGATACAGAGTGGAATCGCTCAATATTCGGTTACCATGGGCAGGTTCTGTTTATAGTTTGACACCCGCTGTAGCCAGTGATATAAATTGACTTAAAGACATGGGCTTAAAAAACCCTTAACTATTAAGGCACATAGTTGCCTGGAGGAGCGTATGTTTGGACTTGGAATGCAGGAACTTATAATAATACTGGTTATAGTTCTCATTATTTTTGGAGCAGGTAAACTTCCTGACATAGGAGCGGGACTGGGAAAAGCCATAAAAAACTTTAAATCAGCCACTTCCGATGTTGAAAAAAAAGAGCACGACAAAATAGATGAGAATAAAAAAGCCTGACAAATTCTTCAATCTCTAATTCAACCGATAAAAAACAGC
Encoded proteins:
- a CDS encoding M48 family metalloprotease — its product is MRNRFLFIILLILACGVLPLHASYLEKFYPESTLQYWQSRYPKNVRWNFEHLLMKNLTPKERQSIGSFDLQFPLIASGQKSPINFYATNQPRGIILPILSIKLLDDVAIASAWLLFNSYSQDTIYNYMSMMKYKNPQTFPGKKFPPPLEALQIPNDALNDERVDSLSQKILKSAIIFIMAHELGHLYYHHPGYDIPLDQARQNELQADNFAMELMRRIGVAPIGITQFFMATLFLSKHRGDFTSDAQWENYLRTQSTHPLSPERIRALSLKLRTHTTDFARTEPDIRKAVVQINYMANQLDAIADILANHDTQKSIAHIGITMELEYLTPRPEGSIVPQLKSLKSESPTTGQAFSGQYKGEFTIGNNAGVEISMRFERSGQKVTGTYTYGLGAGKIKGIVENNLLNFQWQEGDSYGQGLFKTSKDGDQFNGTWGYNQSSNNGGNWSGRR
- the tatA gene encoding twin-arginine translocase TatA/TatE family subunit; the protein is MFGLGMQELIIILVIVLIIFGAGKLPDIGAGLGKAIKNFKSATSDVEKKEHDKIDENKKA